TATATTTTTATAAAAATTTAATTATTTAAAATAGTTATGTAAAAAATAAAAATACCCGGCCCCTGGAGGAAAATGCGCGGACTTCAGGACGGGGCCGGGCAGGACGGGGCTGGAGCCGTCAATTTTTGGACAGGGGCGCACGCCCGGGAGCGCTGCCGGGATGTCTCAGACCAGCAGCCACTGCTCCGGGCCGTACCCGGCGGCGGCCAGCCAGCGGGCGGCATCCTCGTCGGCGCCGTGGGCGGTGAGGGCGTTGAGCAGGAAACAGCGGCCCGGCCCGGGCAGGCCGTCCCGGCCGATGACCGGCACGCCGCGCACCCGCTGCCCGATCTTTTTGGGATCGATGTCCACGAAGGCGGCCACCTGCACGCCTTTTTCCCACAGGGGTGCCAGACGGCGGCGTGCCACCCTGCCCGCGCCCAGCAGATAGACCCGCGGATGCCAGGGGTTGTGGCGCTCCAGCCAGCGGGCCAGCCAGAGGGCGCGCAGCCGGTTGTTGGCGGCCTCGCAATAGCGGCTGTCGCTGCGGGTGGCCCGGCGCGGCGGATCGTTCCAGACCAGCAGTTCCTGCGGCAGCTTGGCCATGCGCACACCGGCGTGCAGCCAGCGCAGCCACAGTTCCCAGTCCTCGGCGAAAAAGCCGTCGGCATAGCCGCCGTGCAGCCGGGGCAGCTCGCGCCGGAACATGACCGAGGGATGACTGACGGGCGTATCGCGGAAACGGTTGCGGCTGATGGCCTCATGGTCCAGCAGGCCGTTCTGCCAGTCCACGAAATGGGCAAAGCCGCGCGCCGTCTCCCGGTCGCCGCCAAAATGTACCCGTGTGGCCAGCAGGCCCGTTCCGGGATGCGCCGCCATCCAGGCGGCCTGCAGGGCCAGACGTTGCGGATGGCAGACATCGTCGGCGTCCATGCGGGCGACGAGCGCGCCCCGGGCGGCCGCAAGACCGGCATTGAGCGCGCCGGGCAGGCCCTCGTGGGGCCGGTGCAGGACGCGCAGGCAGGGATGTTCCGCCGCCAGGACATCCAGCAGGGCCGCCGTGCCGTCCGTGGAGCCGTCATCGACGGCCAGCACTTCAAAGGACGGCACAGGGGCATCCGGCGCGGGCTCCTGCCGGGCCAGGGAACGGATGGCCACGCGCAGGGGCTCTTCCCCCCCGGCCGGCAGGGGCAGGGAAGCGCCGTTCCAGACCGGCAGCAGGACGGTCACCAGCGGGCAGGCGGGCATGTCTCCTCCAGAAGAACGCACGGGGAGCGCATCAGGCCGCTGCGGGCATGACGCGTTCCCCGTGATGTTTACTGACGCAGCAGGGTCCGCACCGCCAGGCACAGTTCCGTGATGCTCCGGCGGGCGTCCAGTTCGTGATGGGCGGCGTCCCGGTACAGGGGCAGGCGGGCTTCCAGCACCTCGCGCACCTCGGCGTCCAGGCTCTTGCCGGTGAGGCTGGGGCGCTGGGCCTCCAGCGGGTTGCGCCGCAGGCGGGCGGCCAGCACCTCCGCCGGGGCGGACAAAAAGAAGACCCGGCCATGCTCGCGCATGTAGCGCCGGTTGGCCTCGGCCAGCACCATGCCGCCGCCGGTGGCCACCACGCCGCGGCCCGCCAGCTCCTCGCTGGCCAGGCGCAGGGATTCGCTCTCGCGGCTGCGGAAGCCCTCCCAGCCCCAGCGCTCCACCATGGTGGCCACGTCCATGCCCAGACGCTGGCAGAGATGGTGGTCCGTATCGCAGTAGGGCACGTCCAGCACTTCGGACAGGGCCTTGCCCAGCGTGGTCTTGCCGCAGGCCCGCGGGCCCACAAGATAGATCAGGGACATGGGGCCTCCCTACAGGATGCGGTTGCCGTCGGCCGTGATGAGCACCGTGTATTCCCAGCGGATGCCGCCCCATTGCGGGTAGTAGAGGCCGGGCTCCACCGTGACCACCATGCCTTCCCGCAGGACCTTGTCGCCGCGACGGCCCAGGCTGGGGGCCTCGTGCGTCTCCAGTCCCACGCCGTGGCCCAGGCCGTGGGTGAACCAGGCTTCCACGCCCGCCTTTTCGAACACGCCCCGCGCCAGCGCGTAGGCCTCGTGCAGGGGCAGGCCCGGGCGCATCTTGTCCAGGGCGGCCTGCTGGGCGTCGCGCACCAGCTTCATGGTCTCGCGGAACTCCTTGTGCGGCGCGTCGCCCACCCAGAAGGTGCGCGTCTGGTCGGAGCAGTAATGGTCCACGCGGCAGCCCACGTCCACCAGCACCAGGCCGTTGTCCGGCAGTTTCTTCTCGCCGGGGATGGCGTGGGGCAGGGCCGCGTTCTGGTCCACGGCCACGATGGACGGGAAGGCCAGTTCCGAGGCGCCGTTGTCGCGGAAATATCTCTCGATGGCCCAGGCCAGCCCGGCTT
This is a stretch of genomic DNA from Desulfovibrio piger. It encodes these proteins:
- a CDS encoding glycosyltransferase; this encodes MPACPLVTVLLPVWNGASLPLPAGGEEPLRVAIRSLARQEPAPDAPVPSFEVLAVDDGSTDGTAALLDVLAAEHPCLRVLHRPHEGLPGALNAGLAAARGALVARMDADDVCHPQRLALQAAWMAAHPGTGLLATRVHFGGDRETARGFAHFVDWQNGLLDHEAISRNRFRDTPVSHPSVMFRRELPRLHGGYADGFFAEDWELWLRWLHAGVRMAKLPQELLVWNDPPRRATRSDSRYCEAANNRLRALWLARWLERHNPWHPRVYLLGAGRVARRRLAPLWEKGVQVAAFVDIDPKKIGQRVRGVPVIGRDGLPGPGRCFLLNALTAHGADEDAARWLAAAGYGPEQWLLV
- the aroL gene encoding shikimate kinase AroL; protein product: MSLIYLVGPRACGKTTLGKALSEVLDVPYCDTDHHLCQRLGMDVATMVERWGWEGFRSRESESLRLASEELAGRGVVATGGGMVLAEANRRYMREHGRVFFLSAPAEVLAARLRRNPLEAQRPSLTGKSLDAEVREVLEARLPLYRDAAHHELDARRSITELCLAVRTLLRQ
- a CDS encoding M24 family metallopeptidase, translated to MNTPYAARRDRLRQLMRARGLDALLVSHAANRFYLSGFELHDVQLNESAGRLVICADGGDWLCTDARYKDAAARLWDQDHILIYGPDAATEIGRLMRRCGSRLGLEAEIVSLNFARSLGRAVGRGAHLQAADGLVEELRVIKDADEIKALERSFALNHAMLRWLEESQLQPGRSEAGLAWAIERYFRDNGASELAFPSIVAVDQNAALPHAIPGEKKLPDNGLVLVDVGCRVDHYCSDQTRTFWVGDAPHKEFRETMKLVRDAQQAALDKMRPGLPLHEAYALARGVFEKAGVEAWFTHGLGHGVGLETHEAPSLGRRGDKVLREGMVVTVEPGLYYPQWGGIRWEYTVLITADGNRIL